The sequence CCCTCGGCCGTCTCGGCTCGTCCGTCGCCGGACGGCGGCTCGATCGTTGGCAGCTCAGCAACTCGACACGCCGGGGAGGCAGCAGCTGGTCCGCCAACGATCGTGATTCCGCAGCGGGTCAGCGCAGCCGGCGGGGCAGCCAGCGCAGCAGGGCGTCGCCCTGGGCGCGCTGGAACGCCCGTACGGTCGGGATGCCGGGCGGCGGCGGCCGCCGGGCGGCGTCGAGGAAGAACCCGGTGAACCCGGCCAGCACGCCGGTCAGGTCGGCCGGGTGCACCCCGGCGGCGAGCGGCAGTTCGGGCAGCAGTTCCTCGGGGTCGTGCCCGCCGTGCAGCTGCACGTTGATCAGGATCATCAGGCTGTCCAGCCAGGCCGGCCCCCGGCAGGCCCACGGCCAGTCCACCACGCTGACCGTCCCGTCCAGGCCGATCAGCAGGTTGTCGGCGCGGATGTCCAGGTGGCACAGCGTCTCGCCGGTCAGCGCCGTCAGCCCCCGGTCGGCGGCGGCGCACAGCTCGGGCAGCCGGGCCCGAGCCCACGGGGCGAGGTCGGGTGGCGGGTCCTCGGCGATGCGCCGCCAGCCGGCGAAGTCCGCCGCGAGCTGTTCGGCCGCCGTGGGCGCCACCGCGATCGACGTCGGCGTGAGCGTGTCGGCCATCACCTCCAGGGTGGACAGCACGACCCTCAGCTCGTCGGCGTCCCAGGGAGTTACCGGGTGTCGGCCCTCGACGTCGGTGAAGACCAGTGCCACCCAGTCGCCGTCGTCGTAGCTACCGAGCAGGCGGGGTGCGGGCGCGGCCGGCGGCAGCGCGGCGGCGATCAGCGCCTCCGTGCGGTGCAGCCCGGGGCTGCGGTCGTTCTGCGCCGGGCTGACCGCCTTGACGAAGGCTCGCCGGCCACCGGCGGTGCGTACCCGGTCGGCGGTGCCGGGAGAGAAGCCGCCGGGCTGCGAGACGGCCTCCACCACCCGGTCACCGAGGATGTCCTCAGCCGCGGCCCGGACCGCGTCCGGCAGGTCGCTCCAGCGGATCCGGCTCTTCGTCGCGTTCGTCACCCATCCACCGTGCGGCGAGGTGCCCGACCAGGGCAATCCGATTACCGCACCGGAGCGGTGTAGCGGAGGATGACCAGTCCACTGTCGAACGGGCGCGCCTCGACCAGGGTGAACCGGTGCGGGGCGAAGCCCCGGTCGGCCAGCGGGATGCCGCTGCCCGCCACGATCGGGTTCAGCTTGACCACCAGCTCGTCCACCTCCTCGAGGAGTTGGCCGGCGAGCTGCCCGCCGCCGCAGAGCCAGATGTCTCCGCCCGGCTGCCGCTTGAGCTCCCGGACGAAGGCCACCGGGTCGGCGTCGACGATCTCCACCTGCGGGTCGTCGGACGGGGGCAGAGAGCGGGAGAAGACGTACTGCTTCAGGTGGGCGTACGGGCTGGTGACGCCCATCTTCAGCCCGGGGTCGTAGGTGCCGCGCCCCATGACCAGGGCGTCGAAGCGGCCCGTGGGCGGCGACTCGATGCCGAGCTGGGCGTGGGCGAACGTGGGGAAGGTCTGGGGCCATTCGGCGGCCAGGTGGGCCAGCACCTCCGGCTCCGGCACCAGTGGGAAGAAGTCGTAGGACCCGTCGGGGGCGGCGATGAAGCCGTCGAGGGTGCTGGCGACGTAGTACACGAGCTTGCGCAAATCCGCTCCGAGGTTCGGGCTCAACCACAACGGCTGTCGTGGTCAGGTGAATCTACAACAACTGTCGTGGTTGTTGCTAGGGTGTTTCCGTGGCCAAAAATCCGGAACGACGCAACCTGCTCGCCGACGCCGGGCTACGCGTGCTCGCCGCAGCCGGCGCACGGGGGCTCACCCACCGCGCGGTCGACGCCGAGGCCGGCGTGCCCACCGGCACCGCCTCCAACTACTTCCCGTCCCGGGCCGCGCTGCTCGCCGGCCTCGCCGAGCGGATCTTCGACCGGATGGCGCCCGACCCGGCGGTCCTGGCCGACCTCGGCCGGCGCGAGCCGTCGCTCGCCCTGGTCACGGACTATCTGCGGTACATCGTCGAGCGCACCACCGGGGAGCCGGACCTCACCCGGGCGCTGTTCGAGCTGCGGCTGGAGGCGTCCCGCCGGCCCGAGCTGCGCCGGGCCCTCGGGGACGTGCTCCGCCGGGGGTACGCCGACGACGTGGCCTTCCACGTCGCGGCCGGGCTGCCCGGTGGCGCGTTCGAGGTGTCCCTGCTGCACTACGCGGTGGACGGGCTCCTGCTCGACCAGTTGACCACCTCGATCGACGCCGGGTTCGACGTCGACCAGGTGGTTTCCGCCCTGGTCTCCCGGCTGGTCGGCGCGGCCGGCTGACCCCAACCCCAGGTATGTCCAACGGTGCAGCGGGAACCCGGCACGGAACTCGGCTGGGGAGGGGCGACGGGATGACGGATGGCGCCGGACTGACCATCGGCGTGCTCGGCTCGTACGGCGGCCGCAACCTCGGCGACGAGGCGATCCTCACCGGTCTCCTGTCCGACCTGCGGGAAATCGAGCCGAATGCTCGGATAATCGTGTTCTCCCGGAATCCGGCGCACACCGCGCTGGCCCACCCCGACGTGGAGGCGGTGCCCTGGGAGGGGGTGAGCCGGGCCGACTCGTCCCTGCTCCTGGCCGACCTCGACGTGCTCATCCTGGGTGGCGGCGGCATCCTCTACAACCGCGAGGCCCGCCGCTACCTGCGGGTGGTCCGGGTCGCCCAGGAGCGGGGGCTGCCGCTGCTCACGTACGCGGTCGGCGTCGGGCCGCTCAGCGACACCGTGGACACCGGGATGGTGCGGGAGACCCTGGCCGGGGCGACCGAGGTGACCGTGCGGGACCAGGAGTCCCGGATGGTGCTGGAGGAGGCCGGCCTGCTGAACCCGATCACCGTCACCGCAGATCCGGCGTTCCTGCTCGAGCCGGACGACTTCCCGGAGAGTTGGCTGCGCGACGAGGGCGTCCCGGCGGGCAAACGGCTGGTCGGGCTGAGCGTGCGCGAGCCGGGCCGGGCCGCGGAGCGCCTCGACGTCGACGGCTACCACCGCCTGCTTGCCCAGATCGGCGACTTCCTGGTGCATCGGATCGACGCGTACGTGCTCTTCGTCCCGATGGAACGCGACGACATCCGGCACTCGCACGGGGTGATGTCGCACATGACCACCGCCGAGCGGGGGCGGGTCCTGCACGGCGACTACTCGCCCCGGCAGGTCCTCGGCCTGATGCGCCACTTCGACCTGGCGGTCGGCATGCGGCTGCACTTCCTGATCTTCGCCGCGATGGTCGGCACGCCGTTCCTGCCCCTGCCGTACGCCGGAAAGGTCTTCGACCTGGCCCAGCGGCTCGGGGTGCCCGCGCTGCGCGGCGTGGAACGCGAGGTCGAGGGCCCACTGCTGGCCGAGGTGGACCGGCTGTGGGACGAGCGGGAGGCGCGGGCGGAGCAGACCGCCCAACTGGTGGCCGAGGTGTGCGACCAGGCCCGGGCCACCTCCCAGGTCACCCGGGGAGTGCTGGAGAGCATCCGGTCACGGACCTTCGCGCCGGCGGCCGAGGTGCGGACCACCCGCTGAGACTGGCGCGTAACCATCCTTCACCCGCCTCAGACCGCCGGGCCGCGCCAGGTGTAGATCCAGGGTCGGCCCCGGTGGTCGTCCGACTCCAGCTCGTAGATCTGCGCCTCGGCCAGCCCCTCCGCGCCGAGGTGGTGGTGGGTCAGCGGTGGGCGGCCGTTGCTGTCCAGCTCGACGGTGACCGTCTCGCCGTCGGCCGTGCCACCCACCAGAGGGATCTGCACCGTGGAAGCCATGCGCCCATCCTGCCGCGCGGCTCGCCGGCCCGCAGCGGATAGCGGGGCAGCGGTCCGGCCCTGGCCCGGACTAAGGTCCGGGAATGGCGGACGCGACGATCGACCCCACGCTCGGTCCGGTCCTTGCTCGCACGGGCGACGAGCGGGCCGTACTCGAATCGTTCCTCGACTTCCACCGGGCCATCGTGCTGCGCAAGGTGCACGGCCTCAGCCATGCCGAGGCGAGCCGACGCCTGGTGCCGTCCCTGACCACCCTGGCCGGCCTGCTCAAGCACCTGGCCCTGGTGGAACGGAACTGGTTCCCGGCGCTGTTCGCGCCCGGGCCGGACGACGTCTACCTCACCTCCGAGGAGGAGGCGGTCGCCAGCTTCACCCTCGACCCGGGCGAGACCCTCGAGACGCTGGCCGGGGCGTACGCGGCGGCCTGCGCCCGGTCACGGGAGGTGGCCGCCCGGTTCGACCTGGACCACGTGGTGCCGCACCCGCAGCTCGGCGAGGTGTCGCTGCGCTGGGTGCTGATCCACATGGTCGAGGAGACCGCCCGGCACGCCGGGCACGCGGACATTCTCCGCGAGCTGACCGACGGCGAGACCGGGGTGCTCTGACCGGGGTCAGTCCCGGGGCAGCAGGCCGGGCGGATACTCCATGCCGTCGTGGGTGCACGCGGCGGCGGCCACCCGGGCCGCGTAGCGGGCCGCGTCGAGCGTTGACGCGCCGCGCAGCCGGGCGGCGATCAGGCCGGCCGCGAAGGCGTCACCAGCGCCGTTGGTGTCGACCACCGGAGCGGGCGGGGTCGCCGCGGGCACCCGGGCCGGCGGGCGGTCCACCTCGTGCAGGGTCGCGCCCGCCGCCCCGCCGGTCACCAGCACCGTCCGCGGCGCCAGCCCGGCCGCCACCTTTCCGGCCCGGTCGCCGAGCCGGACGTCGCTGACGAAGACCAGGTCGGCGGCCTCGGCGAAGGGCCGGTGGTAGTCGTTCTCGCCGTCCCAGTCGTGCAGGTCGGTGGAGAGGGCCGCGCCGGCGGCCCGGCCCGCGCGCAGCGCCGGCAGCGCGTCCCGGGCCCAGTCCATGATCGATACGTGTACGTGCGCCGCGTCCCGCACCAGCGCGGTCAGCGCCGCCGCCGGGAACGGCGCCGGGCCGTGCCACGGGCGCGGATCGTAGAGGGACATCCGGCGACCGGCCGGGTCGACCAGGTTCACCGACCGTCGGGTGCCGGCTGGGGCGTCGGCCAGCACGGCCCGTACCGACGTGCGGGCCAGCGCCGCCCGCACCACGTCACCGGCCGGGTCGGCGCCCAGGACGTCGACCAGCGCCACCCGTAACCCGAGGGCGTGCGCGGCGAGCGCCACCCCGGCGCCGGTGTTGCCGATCCGCAACTCGACCGGGGGCACGGTCAGCGAGTCGGCGGCCGGCAGCGGAAGCGCGGGCACCCGGGCGCGAATGTCGACCCCCAGGCCACCGACCACGAGCAGATCGAGCACGCCGCCGACACTAGCCGACCGGTGCCGCCTATCCTGGCCCCTGGGCGTTGTCGAGGGGGAGTGCGTGCTGGTCGTCCACGGGCTGTGGCTGCCCGGCGCCGGGCTCGCCGTCTGGGCCGAGGACAGCACCCTGCCGTCCCACGCCCCGCGCCGCCCCGGGCGACCTCCGCGGGAGCGCCCGCACCCGTTCGCCGCCGGCCACCCCGGCCTCACCGCCGTGCTGGGCGACCCGGCCGGCGAGCCGGCCACCGTGCTGCTCGCCCTGCCCACCCGGGCCGGCTCGCCGCTCGACTCGCCGGAGCTGGTCCGGACCACCGTCGAGGAACCGGTCCGGGGGCGGGTCACCCTCGCCCGGTGGCGGGTCCCCGCCCTCACGTACCCGCCGGACGCCGCGTACGCCCTGCTGCGGGCGCTGGACCCGGCGGACGTCGTGGCCGGGGCGAGCCTGCGCCACCTGGCTCAGCTGGCCGAATTCGCCGCCGACCTGGTCGCCCGCGGCCGGGTGCTGCCCGGCGTGGCCGACGTGGTGCGACCGGGCGATCCGGCCGGCCGGCGCCGGATCGCGCGCGGCCCGGCGGGCACCCGGCGCCACCTGCGGCCGGTGGACGACTCGGACGTGGCGACCGCGCGGGCGGTCTGGCGGCCCCTGCTCACCGGGACGGACGCGGCCTGGGCGCGCTCGCTGGCCCTCGCCCTGCCCCCGGCCGCCCGCGCCGCCGTCGACTGGGCGGCCAGCCGGGCGGCTGAGGGCGTGGCCTCGGCTGCCGCCGTGCCAGGGAAGGGCGCGGCGCCGGCCGCCGTCGAGCCGGGGGAGCTGGTCGCGGCGGCGCTGGACGCGCTGACCGACGCGGCGGCCCGGGCCGCGCTGGCCGACATCCCGCTGCATCGCGGCATGCGTCCGGGCGGGCAGGTGCCACGTTGGCTGGCCGCGCTCACCGGGCCGGAGCGCACCTTCACCGCCGAGCCGGCCGCCCTGGACACCCTCCGCGCCGAGCTGGACGCCTGGCAGCGGGACGCCGCCGGCGGCGCGGTACGGGCCGCCTTCCGGCTGGTCGAGCCGGACGCCGATCCGGTGGCCGAGCTGGTCGAGGGCGGATCCTGGCGGGTCGAGTTCGGCCTGCAGCCGGCCGACGAGCCGGGCCTGGTGGTCGACGCGGCGGACGTGTGGCGGGGGCCGGCCGCCGCGCTCGCCGGGCGCGGGGTCGACCCGCAGGAGACGCTCCTGGCCGAGCTGGGTCGGGCCAGCCGGCTCTGGCCGGAACTGGAGGACGCGCTGCGGACCGCCACGCCGGAGGGGACGGACCTGGACGCGGACGGCGCGCACCGGTTCCTCCGCGAGGGCGCGCCAGTGCTGCACGCGGCCGGTTTCGGGGTGCTCCTGCCGTCCTGGTGGCGGCGCTCCTCGTCGCGCCTCGGCGCGCGGCTGCGCGCCCGCAGCCGCACCGCCCCGGGGGCGGTCGCGGCCGCCTCCGGCGGGCTCGGGCTGGACGCCCTGGTGGACTACCGCTGGGAGGTGGCCCTCGGCGACCAGCCGCTGACCGCCGAGGAACTGGCCTCGCTGGCCGAGCTGAAGTCACCGCTGGTCCGGTTGCGGGGCCGCTGGGTCGAGCTGGACCCGCAGCGGCTCGCCGCCGGGCTGCGGCTGCTCCGCTCGGCCGGCGAGCTGACCGTGGCCGACCTGCTCCGGATGGGCCTGACCGGCGCCGACCGCCCCGACGAGCTGCCGGTGCTGGAGGT comes from Micromonospora viridifaciens and encodes:
- a CDS encoding phosphotransferase family protein, with product MTNATKSRIRWSDLPDAVRAAAEDILGDRVVEAVSQPGGFSPGTADRVRTAGGRRAFVKAVSPAQNDRSPGLHRTEALIAAALPPAAPAPRLLGSYDDGDWVALVFTDVEGRHPVTPWDADELRVVLSTLEVMADTLTPTSIAVAPTAAEQLAADFAGWRRIAEDPPPDLAPWARARLPELCAAADRGLTALTGETLCHLDIRADNLLIGLDGTVSVVDWPWACRGPAWLDSLMILINVQLHGGHDPEELLPELPLAAGVHPADLTGVLAGFTGFFLDAARRPPPPGIPTVRAFQRAQGDALLRWLPRRLR
- a CDS encoding dihydrofolate reductase family protein, whose product is MRKLVYYVASTLDGFIAAPDGSYDFFPLVPEPEVLAHLAAEWPQTFPTFAHAQLGIESPPTGRFDALVMGRGTYDPGLKMGVTSPYAHLKQYVFSRSLPPSDDPQVEIVDADPVAFVRELKRQPGGDIWLCGGGQLAGQLLEEVDELVVKLNPIVAGSGIPLADRGFAPHRFTLVEARPFDSGLVILRYTAPVR
- a CDS encoding TetR/AcrR family transcriptional regulator, coding for MAKNPERRNLLADAGLRVLAAAGARGLTHRAVDAEAGVPTGTASNYFPSRAALLAGLAERIFDRMAPDPAVLADLGRREPSLALVTDYLRYIVERTTGEPDLTRALFELRLEASRRPELRRALGDVLRRGYADDVAFHVAAGLPGGAFEVSLLHYAVDGLLLDQLTTSIDAGFDVDQVVSALVSRLVGAAG
- a CDS encoding polysaccharide pyruvyl transferase family protein, encoding MTDGAGLTIGVLGSYGGRNLGDEAILTGLLSDLREIEPNARIIVFSRNPAHTALAHPDVEAVPWEGVSRADSSLLLADLDVLILGGGGILYNREARRYLRVVRVAQERGLPLLTYAVGVGPLSDTVDTGMVRETLAGATEVTVRDQESRMVLEEAGLLNPITVTADPAFLLEPDDFPESWLRDEGVPAGKRLVGLSVREPGRAAERLDVDGYHRLLAQIGDFLVHRIDAYVLFVPMERDDIRHSHGVMSHMTTAERGRVLHGDYSPRQVLGLMRHFDLAVGMRLHFLIFAAMVGTPFLPLPYAGKVFDLAQRLGVPALRGVEREVEGPLLAEVDRLWDEREARAEQTAQLVAEVCDQARATSQVTRGVLESIRSRTFAPAAEVRTTR
- a CDS encoding DinB family protein; this encodes MADATIDPTLGPVLARTGDERAVLESFLDFHRAIVLRKVHGLSHAEASRRLVPSLTTLAGLLKHLALVERNWFPALFAPGPDDVYLTSEEEAVASFTLDPGETLETLAGAYAAACARSREVAARFDLDHVVPHPQLGEVSLRWVLIHMVEETARHAGHADILRELTDGETGVL
- a CDS encoding carbohydrate kinase family protein gives rise to the protein MLDLLVVGGLGVDIRARVPALPLPAADSLTVPPVELRIGNTGAGVALAAHALGLRVALVDVLGADPAGDVVRAALARTSVRAVLADAPAGTRRSVNLVDPAGRRMSLYDPRPWHGPAPFPAAALTALVRDAAHVHVSIMDWARDALPALRAGRAAGAALSTDLHDWDGENDYHRPFAEAADLVFVSDVRLGDRAGKVAAGLAPRTVLVTGGAAGATLHEVDRPPARVPAATPPAPVVDTNGAGDAFAAGLIAARLRGASTLDAARYAARVAAAACTHDGMEYPPGLLPRD